The Butyrivibrio sp. AE3004 genome contains a region encoding:
- a CDS encoding response regulator — protein sequence MAKRVLITDDAAFMRMMLKDILTKGGYEIAGEAENGKIAIDKYNELKPDLVTLDITMPELDGIGALKGIKAADPNACCIMCSAMGQQAMVIESIQAGAKDFIVKPFQADRVLEAVKKAIG from the coding sequence ATGGCTAAGAGAGTACTTATTACAGATGATGCCGCTTTTATGCGTATGATGTTGAAAGACATTTTGACAAAGGGTGGTTATGAGATTGCCGGCGAGGCCGAAAATGGTAAGATTGCAATCGACAAGTATAACGAACTTAAGCCTGATCTTGTAACTCTTGATATTACCATGCCGGAGCTTGATGGTATTGGTGCTCTAAAGGGTATAAAGGCTGCAGATCCTAATGCTTGTTGCATTATGTGCTCTGCCATGGGGCAACAGGCAATGGTTATCGAATCTATACAAGCTGGTGCAAAAGACTTTATTGTTAAGCCTTTCCAGGCAGATCGTGTTTTAGAAGCGGTAAAAAAGGCAATAGGATAA
- a CDS encoding methylenetetrahydrofolate reductase, whose amino-acid sequence MGSVRSLYKKGTTVLSCEIYPPKKEDEFKNIYAKLDKLAAINVDFVSVTYGAGGSNAGKAIEIADYAKNKAGLEVVSHITSVGFTKEKLEDGLNRFKDIGIDNILVLRGDRPKMMTDEEFNARDFSHASDMAEFIREKGMEFTLLGACYPHKHPEAPSDEADIYNTKKKVDSGCDVLISQLFFENEYFYRLQDKLYDLGINAPISAGIMPVTSAKQLGTTVTLSGTTVPEELSSIIAKYGDKPEEMRKYGIDYAIRQALELKERGADGIHFYIMNKPDLAEILLKEMRS is encoded by the coding sequence ATGGGAAGCGTTAGAAGTTTATATAAAAAAGGTACTACAGTATTGTCTTGTGAAATCTATCCGCCAAAAAAGGAAGATGAATTTAAGAATATTTATGCGAAACTGGACAAGCTAGCTGCAATAAATGTTGATTTTGTAAGTGTTACGTATGGTGCTGGGGGATCAAATGCAGGTAAAGCCATTGAGATAGCAGATTATGCTAAAAATAAAGCTGGTCTTGAGGTTGTATCACATATTACAAGTGTTGGTTTTACAAAAGAAAAACTGGAAGATGGTCTAAATAGGTTTAAGGATATAGGGATTGATAATATTCTTGTTTTAAGGGGTGATCGGCCTAAGATGATGACAGATGAAGAATTTAATGCAAGAGACTTTTCTCATGCTAGTGATATGGCTGAATTTATTAGGGAAAAAGGTATGGAGTTTACCCTTCTGGGAGCTTGTTATCCTCATAAGCACCCTGAAGCACCATCAGATGAAGCTGATATATATAACACAAAGAAAAAGGTTGATAGCGGTTGTGATGTACTTATTTCGCAATTATTCTTCGAAAATGAGTACTTTTATAGGTTACAGGATAAATTATATGATCTGGGTATAAATGCGCCTATTTCGGCGGGAATAATGCCTGTTACAAGTGCAAAACAATTAGGAACAACTGTAACGTTATCAGGTACAACAGTACCTGAAGAATTATCATCCATTATAGCGAAATATGGAGATAAACCGGAGGAGATGAGAAAATACGGTATTGATTATGCTATCAGGCAGGCTCTCGAATTAAAAGAAAGGGGCGCTGATGGAATTCATTTTTATATAATGAATAAGCCTGATCTTGCGGAAATACTGTTGAAGGAAATGCGCTCATAG
- a CDS encoding methyl-accepting chemotaxis protein: MGNNRQETPTKAVNINVSKVNSILFQLMLLNLLMLISFVIVMNLVMSSMKKSTTSSIDMFDSMMTLTQHEAILKSDVMSLYDQTTGYISAGAAETKEALLPQIEVAKAAILSDINQLNQDFTASNDEEAKSQLQEISSQYSRLSNLIDNAITRCDAGDQDSAYAILFDKAEIQKIAIFHSTKALDRAISNEANETTNTMNELLASGRIVAIIGMLIILVLIAINFLVSYKTIVKKIRSISDEVNIMIANIEQGNGDLTARIKTKTKSELLYITTGINHFIETLQGIMRDVKNGSMVLTASSEEVASQLRIADDNVTNTSAALEELSANMETLAETVSSINGKVDDVKSAAQAITDEATSGTETALKIKEEANTLKMRVNIKKADAGHQMSSLSNTLSQSVKDSEKVGQISELTSVILDIASQTNLLSLNASIEAARAGEAGKGFAVVATEISALAENSRKTAGTIQEISNEVTEAVNSLARNAQEALDFINGTVLGDYDEFVDTGEKYEHTADIMDDMLNSFTEKADNLNDIMQEMVESIQMITTSIQESSKAISMSAESSTEIVGGIKKISSAITKNTDVTEQLSETTEKFSSL, encoded by the coding sequence ATGGGAAATAACAGACAAGAAACACCTACCAAGGCTGTAAATATCAACGTAAGTAAAGTTAATTCAATTTTATTTCAATTAATGCTTCTAAACCTCTTAATGCTTATTTCTTTTGTAATAGTAATGAATCTTGTGATGTCATCTATGAAGAAATCGACAACAAGCAGTATTGATATGTTTGACTCAATGATGACACTGACTCAACACGAAGCAATATTAAAATCAGATGTTATGTCTTTATATGATCAGACAACAGGCTATATCTCAGCAGGAGCTGCTGAAACTAAAGAAGCGCTTCTTCCACAGATTGAAGTAGCCAAAGCTGCTATTTTGTCAGATATAAATCAATTAAACCAGGATTTTACTGCTTCTAATGATGAAGAAGCAAAATCACAGCTGCAGGAAATATCATCTCAATATAGCAGGTTATCAAATCTAATAGACAATGCTATTACACGTTGCGATGCAGGTGACCAGGATTCAGCATATGCTATTCTATTTGATAAAGCAGAAATCCAGAAAATAGCAATTTTTCATTCAACAAAAGCTCTTGACCGTGCTATTTCCAACGAAGCTAACGAAACAACCAATACCATGAATGAACTCCTTGCATCAGGACGTATTGTTGCAATAATAGGAATGCTTATCATTCTCGTACTAATCGCTATAAATTTCCTTGTAAGCTACAAAACTATTGTTAAAAAAATACGTTCTATAAGCGACGAAGTCAACATCATGATTGCCAACATTGAACAGGGAAATGGTGATTTAACTGCCAGAATAAAGACTAAAACCAAATCAGAATTATTATACATAACAACGGGTATCAATCACTTTATCGAAACTCTTCAAGGAATAATGCGAGACGTAAAAAACGGTTCAATGGTTCTTACCGCTTCCTCAGAAGAAGTAGCTTCGCAACTTCGTATCGCTGATGACAACGTTACTAATACTTCTGCAGCACTTGAAGAACTGTCTGCGAACATGGAAACTTTAGCAGAGACTGTTTCATCTATTAACGGAAAAGTAGACGATGTTAAGTCAGCAGCACAAGCCATTACTGATGAAGCAACAAGCGGTACTGAGACAGCACTAAAAATAAAAGAAGAAGCTAATACACTAAAGATGCGTGTAAACATCAAAAAAGCTGATGCAGGCCATCAAATGTCAAGCTTATCCAATACTCTGAGTCAATCTGTTAAAGATTCAGAAAAAGTTGGACAGATTAGTGAGCTAACAAGTGTTATTTTAGATATTGCATCTCAAACCAATCTACTTTCTTTGAATGCTTCCATAGAAGCCGCACGTGCCGGAGAGGCCGGGAAAGGCTTTGCTGTTGTTGCAACAGAAATAAGTGCTCTTGCTGAAAATAGCCGCAAAACCGCAGGTACTATACAGGAAATTAGTAATGAAGTTACTGAAGCTGTAAATTCTCTTGCCAGAAATGCACAAGAAGCACTGGATTTTATAAACGGAACTGTGCTAGGCGATTATGATGAATTCGTTGATACCGGAGAAAAATATGAACATACAGCAGATATTATGGACGATATGCTAAATTCTTTTACTGAGAAAGCAGATAATCTTAATGATATAATGCAGGAAATGGTCGAATCAATACAAATGATCACCACTTCAATTCAGGAAAGTTCTAAAGCTATTTCCATGTCGGCTGAAAGCTCAACTGAAATTGTTGGTGGCATTAAAAAAATATCCAGTGCCATTACTAAAAATACTGATGTTACAGAACAGCTAAGCGAAACAACAGAAAAGTTTTCTTCACTATAA
- a CDS encoding ABC transporter substrate-binding protein — protein sequence MPNKRFLPIISALTLSIFVVSCNSATKTVDEEATPQSSLTLLNVKSEVSSQIESLAKQYTSETGIPVNVLNVAAGVDAQATLKGYYLSDQMPDIIACEASGFANWEGLLTDLSDQEWTKRTDASYIDPTYGVLGFPYTTEAIGLAYNSDILSKCGITPSDINNPDSLKTAFETINSKKSELGLTAVIAYCAEPNDVGWSSGNHIFGTYLDSGLQRNDTTFIDLLNKGGQLDDERFSAFADMISMFNEYSDPAILTESAYDDQVNGFASGKYAFITQGSWIGATMTGDAADDYATAGNFEVGMLPYCFMNGQDTILTSAPSWWAIPKEGNVEEAKAFLQWCSEDSAQKILVEEAGFISPFTDCKYIASDPFAPVISSYISAGKTSSWHWQEMPAGLGQNGLSFAFFKFANGELDKDSFINEVKTITSDWYSKL from the coding sequence ATGCCAAATAAACGATTCTTACCTATAATTTCAGCGTTGACACTTTCCATTTTTGTAGTCAGTTGTAATTCAGCTACTAAAACAGTTGATGAAGAGGCTACTCCTCAGTCTTCCCTAACATTATTAAATGTAAAAAGTGAAGTAAGTAGTCAGATTGAATCCTTAGCAAAACAATATACCAGCGAAACCGGTATCCCTGTAAACGTACTCAATGTGGCTGCAGGAGTTGATGCGCAAGCCACCTTAAAAGGATATTATCTGTCCGACCAAATGCCTGATATTATAGCCTGCGAAGCATCAGGTTTTGCAAATTGGGAAGGTTTATTAACAGATCTTAGCGATCAGGAATGGACAAAACGCACGGACGCCTCATATATAGATCCAACTTATGGTGTACTTGGATTCCCTTATACTACTGAAGCTATTGGACTCGCATATAATTCAGATATACTTTCCAAATGCGGAATAACCCCATCTGATATTAATAATCCTGATTCTTTAAAAACCGCATTTGAAACTATTAATTCCAAAAAAAGTGAACTAGGTCTAACTGCAGTAATAGCATATTGTGCAGAACCAAATGATGTAGGATGGTCAAGCGGTAATCATATTTTCGGTACATATCTTGATTCCGGATTACAACGAAATGATACTACCTTTATTGATTTGCTCAACAAAGGCGGTCAATTAGATGATGAAAGATTTTCAGCCTTCGCAGATATGATAAGTATGTTCAATGAATATTCAGATCCTGCAATTCTAACAGAAAGCGCCTATGACGATCAGGTAAATGGGTTTGCAAGCGGTAAATATGCATTTATAACACAGGGGTCGTGGATTGGTGCTACCATGACCGGTGACGCTGCTGATGATTATGCAACTGCAGGAAATTTTGAAGTCGGAATGCTGCCTTACTGTTTTATGAATGGACAAGACACAATTCTTACAAGTGCACCATCCTGGTGGGCAATTCCTAAAGAAGGAAATGTTGAGGAAGCCAAAGCCTTTTTACAATGGTGTTCAGAAGATTCTGCCCAAAAAATACTAGTTGAAGAAGCAGGTTTCATTAGTCCTTTCACAGATTGTAAATACATTGCTTCAGATCCGTTTGCTCCTGTTATTTCTTCTTATATTTCAGCAGGCAAAACATCCAGTTGGCATTGGCAGGAAATGCCCGCGGGACTAGGTCAAAATGGTTTATCTTTCGCATTTTTTAAATTTGCAAACGGTGAATTAGATAAAGACAGTTTTATTAACGAAGTTAAGACGATCACATCCGATTGGTATTCAAAACTGTAA
- a CDS encoding substrate-binding and GGDEF domain-containing protein, translating into MDQNNYDETFVFDIIPYDKIDAIIIMDEKIKSIDVSEKIILNAKKHSVPTLIIDGDYEGTSQIHFDYAAGFESVVRHIIEFHHVKKPHFMAGNRDNKFSDERLDVFKKVLSENNIPFNDNMVSYGDFWADPSRQATQELLKSGNIPEAVICANDIMAINVSDVLISSGLSVPGDVIVSGFDGVDEAFMCTPGITTASCDSTELAEIVCKAIRHFEYDGSPHSYYVTPKFIQNDSCGCPRHTGLSGSTISRFNNRFYRYQDDIRILHDITARMFSTKAEEFSVSSLRSNLTQNMCCVINNACFHHDKNFFLDTVNESAYSIVYNSYSDKDEIIPYNADEIIPNIDMILDNGYPLIFNALDYMSKAIGFICYSFQKYDIVDYSKTPSITDAISMGIGGYVNMQYQHFLINKVQEMYQNDSLTGFYNRLAFQSAYDNLRTMPGVIGKPLTIIMQDLDRLKTINDSLGHSEGDRAIATAAFALKQSCPEGTLFVRYGGDEMLALISGLSNNAEIIRTVQETLKTESQKLGYNVSVSIGAYTTVLTKDLNLDQIIVLADQQMYRMKKNSKNIF; encoded by the coding sequence ATGGATCAAAATAATTATGATGAAACTTTTGTGTTTGATATTATTCCCTATGATAAAATCGATGCAATCATCATTATGGATGAAAAGATTAAAAGTATCGATGTTTCCGAAAAGATTATATTAAACGCCAAAAAGCACTCTGTTCCTACTCTTATAATAGACGGAGATTATGAAGGGACCTCACAGATTCATTTTGATTATGCAGCCGGATTTGAAAGTGTTGTTCGACATATTATTGAATTTCATCATGTAAAAAAACCCCATTTTATGGCCGGCAATAGAGATAACAAATTTTCAGATGAACGTCTTGATGTATTTAAAAAGGTTTTATCTGAAAACAACATCCCTTTTAACGATAATATGGTTAGTTATGGAGATTTTTGGGCAGATCCCAGCAGACAGGCCACACAGGAACTATTAAAAAGCGGAAATATCCCTGAAGCCGTTATTTGTGCAAATGACATAATGGCTATAAATGTTAGTGATGTCCTTATCTCATCAGGACTCAGTGTTCCCGGAGATGTTATAGTTTCCGGTTTTGACGGTGTTGACGAAGCATTTATGTGCACCCCGGGGATAACAACAGCATCTTGTGACAGTACAGAGCTTGCTGAAATAGTTTGCAAAGCAATAAGGCATTTCGAGTATGATGGTAGCCCTCATAGCTACTATGTAACTCCTAAATTTATTCAAAATGATTCCTGTGGTTGTCCAAGACATACAGGTCTTAGTGGCAGTACTATTAGCAGATTTAATAATAGATTTTACAGATATCAGGACGACATTCGTATTCTTCATGATATAACTGCCAGGATGTTTTCTACCAAAGCCGAAGAGTTCAGTGTTTCCTCTCTTCGTAGCAATTTGACTCAGAATATGTGCTGTGTAATAAATAACGCCTGTTTTCATCATGACAAAAACTTCTTTTTGGATACAGTAAATGAATCAGCTTACAGCATTGTATATAACTCATATTCCGATAAAGATGAGATAATACCATATAATGCAGATGAAATAATCCCAAACATCGATATGATTTTGGACAATGGATACCCTCTCATTTTTAATGCCCTTGATTACATGAGTAAAGCTATTGGTTTTATATGTTACTCGTTTCAAAAATACGATATTGTTGATTATTCTAAAACTCCCAGCATTACGGATGCAATAAGTATGGGCATCGGTGGCTATGTAAACATGCAATATCAGCATTTCCTGATAAATAAAGTTCAAGAAATGTACCAAAATGATAGTCTTACTGGTTTTTACAACAGACTTGCTTTTCAATCTGCTTACGACAACCTAAGAACTATGCCCGGAGTAATAGGCAAGCCACTGACTATAATAATGCAGGATTTAGACCGACTTAAAACTATAAATGACTCTCTTGGTCATTCAGAAGGCGATCGAGCAATCGCTACTGCCGCATTTGCCTTAAAGCAATCCTGCCCTGAAGGCACTTTATTTGTTCGGTACGGTGGCGATGAAATGCTTGCCTTAATATCAGGATTATCTAACAATGCCGAGATTATTCGAACTGTTCAAGAAACACTAAAAACCGAAAGTCAAAAACTTGGCTATAACGTTTCTGTTAGTATTGGTGCTTATACGACTGTCTTGACTAAAGATTTAAATCTTGATCAGATTATTGTACTGGCAGACCAGCAAATGTACAGAATGAAAAAAAACAGTAAAAATATCTTCTGA
- a CDS encoding helix-turn-helix domain-containing protein, with product MGKKSIKENKNIYFESREIAGLTRAQASEKIGFISESRLEKIESEKTAIQPEDVVAMADAYKRPDLCNYYCTHECRIGKDSVPVAKESTLSEIVLAMLSSLNSLDTQRNRLIDITADGIISDDELPDFVSIQKQLAMIDQTVESLKIWVANTVANGQINKDKLESLLSEKK from the coding sequence ATGGGGAAAAAATCCATAAAGGAAAACAAAAACATCTATTTTGAAAGTAGGGAAATTGCAGGGTTAACCAGGGCACAGGCTAGCGAAAAAATAGGTTTTATTAGTGAAAGCCGTCTTGAAAAAATTGAATCTGAAAAAACAGCGATTCAGCCTGAAGATGTTGTAGCAATGGCAGATGCTTATAAGAGACCTGATTTATGCAATTACTACTGCACCCATGAATGTAGAATAGGTAAGGATTCCGTTCCTGTAGCAAAGGAATCAACATTGTCCGAGATTGTACTAGCTATGTTGTCATCTCTTAATTCACTGGATACGCAGAGAAACCGCCTTATAGATATTACTGCTGATGGTATCATTTCTGATGATGAACTCCCGGATTTTGTTAGTATTCAAAAACAGCTTGCAATGATTGACCAGACAGTAGAATCTCTAAAAATTTGGGTTGCAAACACTGTTGCTAATGGGCAAATAAACAAAGATAAGCTTGAATCTCTATTATCTGAAAAAAAATAA
- a CDS encoding M3 family oligoendopeptidase, protein MKFSEMPYKHIDIEVVKAFFEKLITDSKNSKSGEEQFNLHKDYYKYISELYTMIRIAGFRHDVDTTQEFYAKEKDYIDEINPIISQYNNEYQKVLYNSPYRNYLEEKIGKVAFKNMELNFASIDEKILPLMQEENALISKYDKIIASAKIPFRGEEFNISLLRKYLTDNDRETRKQAWKALSDYFMSVTEDIDDIYDKLVKNRTKQAIELGYENYIELGYNRMMRNSYRREQVENFRSQVKKSFVPLVEKIQRKRQQDLGLCDLKYYDNEVYFKNGNPAPIGTPEEIMKAGQEMYRELSPETAEFIDVMIENELFDVLGRKNKKQGGYMDFLPMYKVPFIFANFNGTSGDVDVVTHECGHAFQGYVTRNDEILEHNDITMETAEIHSMSMEYFTYGWMDKFFGDRADDYFKMHLEDAITFIPYGCMVDEFQHIVYEKPEMTPAERKLVWKELEKNYRPWLDFDGDVFFDNGGFWQKQGHIFWSPFYYIDYVLASVIAMQFKVRMDNDFSEAWKQYLKLCKISASKFYEEMLDEVGLKSPFKEGTIEELADNMAKKVFTE, encoded by the coding sequence ATGAAATTTTCAGAAATGCCTTACAAACACATTGACATTGAAGTGGTAAAAGCTTTTTTTGAAAAGTTGATTACAGATAGTAAGAATTCGAAAAGCGGGGAAGAGCAATTCAATTTACATAAAGATTACTACAAGTATATTAGTGAACTATACACAATGATAAGAATTGCCGGTTTTAGACATGATGTAGATACTACACAGGAATTCTATGCGAAAGAAAAGGATTATATTGATGAGATCAATCCAATAATTTCTCAATATAATAATGAGTATCAGAAAGTGCTGTATAATTCGCCTTACAGAAATTATCTAGAGGAGAAAATAGGGAAGGTTGCATTCAAAAATATGGAGCTTAACTTTGCCTCTATAGATGAAAAAATTCTGCCTCTTATGCAGGAAGAAAATGCTTTGATCAGTAAATATGACAAAATAATAGCATCTGCGAAAATTCCGTTTAGAGGTGAGGAATTTAACATTTCACTTCTTAGAAAATATTTGACCGATAATGATAGAGAGACCAGAAAACAGGCCTGGAAAGCTTTATCGGATTATTTCATGTCAGTTACTGAAGATATTGATGATATCTATGACAAACTGGTTAAAAATAGGACAAAACAGGCAATAGAACTTGGCTATGAAAATTATATTGAACTTGGCTACAATCGTATGATGAGAAATTCATACAGAAGAGAGCAGGTTGAGAATTTCAGATCTCAGGTTAAGAAGTCATTTGTTCCGCTCGTAGAAAAAATACAAAGAAAACGCCAGCAGGATCTTGGACTTTGTGATCTGAAATATTATGATAACGAGGTATATTTTAAAAATGGTAACCCTGCGCCTATCGGAACTCCTGAGGAAATTATGAAAGCCGGACAGGAAATGTATAGAGAGCTTTCGCCGGAAACAGCAGAATTTATTGACGTAATGATTGAGAATGAACTGTTTGATGTTCTTGGTAGAAAAAACAAAAAACAGGGTGGATATATGGATTTTCTCCCTATGTATAAAGTCCCTTTTATATTTGCTAATTTCAATGGAACAAGCGGAGATGTAGATGTTGTTACACATGAATGCGGACATGCATTTCAGGGTTATGTTACACGTAATGATGAGATTTTGGAACATAATGACATTACTATGGAAACTGCTGAAATTCATTCAATGTCGATGGAATACTTTACATATGGGTGGATGGATAAGTTTTTCGGTGATAGAGCAGATGATTATTTCAAGATGCATTTAGAAGATGCGATAACCTTTATTCCTTATGGATGTATGGTAGATGAATTTCAGCATATCGTGTATGAAAAACCGGAGATGACACCTGCTGAACGTAAGCTGGTATGGAAAGAATTGGAAAAAAACTACAGACCCTGGCTTGATTTTGATGGAGATGTTTTCTTTGATAACGGTGGATTTTGGCAAAAGCAGGGGCATATTTTCTGGAGCCCGTTCTACTATATAGATTATGTATTGGCAAGTGTTATAGCTATGCAGTTCAAAGTCCGCATGGATAATGATTTTTCAGAAGCCTGGAAGCAATATTTAAAACTTTGCAAAATTTCAGCGAGCAAATTCTATGAGGAAATGCTTGATGAAGTAGGATTAAAGAGTCCTTTTAAGGAAGGAACTATTGAAGAACTTGCTGATAATATGGCAAAGAAAGTATTCACGGAGTAA